GCTCCGAGACACCCTCGAGCCCCGGAGGGGTCAGCGAAGAGTTTCGACgcaaacagcagcagagagagaaagacagacgtGAGCATGGAGTCTACACCTCCTCCAAAGAGGACaggaacagagaaagagacagagaaaggagcAGAGATAAGGGGAGAGACCGAAGGGGTGAAAGAGGAGATTCTAAAGGTTGGTTGACTTTGGGTTGTAGTCTATCTATCAAGTAAAACttccaaacatttgctggtaaTAGCCTCTCAAATGGGAGGATCTGCATGCTTtttctgtataatatatataaaaaaaataggttttgtttttttgactgTTTTGAGAACAGTAAGCAATTACATTTTGGACTACTTGTGATGGGCAGATGGTTCATTATTTTACTTGTGTTTaacatttatgtatgtattataaAGTGGATGAAGTAGTTGAAAAACAATATTGGTCGATCAGTTGATAATGAATGCAAATGTCGGATCAGTCAGGATTTCTGAGAGTAGCTTTCCCTGTCTCCGTTTGTCAGATGAGCGAGAGAGCGGCCATAGTCGTGGAAACGGCGGCAGCCGGTCGGAGCGCGGTGAGAGGAGCGAGCGCTCACAGAGAGATGGCTCGTCCGAACGACTCAGCCGGGGGACTAAGAGAGAAGAACCTCTAACGCCACAGCATCGCCCCAGAggtagttttgttttattactgtttttatttcaatgCATTATTTATAATTGTCCTTGCACTTAATTGGTTGAACAAacgtattttatttttacatagaTTCTTTCACACCCTCACGCTCCAACTGGGAGGAGGATGACAGCGGTTATGCTAGTTCACGACATTCCCAGTGGGAATCTCCGTCCCCTGCCCCGTCTCAAAGAGAGATGGATCGCTCAGAGCGAAGCCATCGCTCCGGTcgagagagtgagaggagagacaggtaaACAATTGTCAATTCATTTTATCTCGCATGTTTATCCTCCTGATCCCAAAGTCTTAGTTTATTTAAAAGATGTTCTTAAAGTAGGTAATGGAATTGTAATAACAAACAATACATGATTGTTCAGTGCACTTAATAATTCTGATTTAATACgaataaagacagaaaattCTTTATATTCCTCAGCAGGCATACAATTTATAAAAGAGTTTTAATTCTCATTGTACTTAGTGTTTTCTTGTTGTAAgtttactcatggattttatgcaaataatagtttgttgaataaataaatcacttaATTTTGCAAGCAGACCTTTACCTACATAAAACTAACttgaagaatgaaaaaaaaaatgcttaaaggtactatatgtaacaatttacatgtattaatcgctttatattgccaatgtgtgTTAGGATTGTAACGTAACTTAGACCTTCCCCGATTTTCTTGGttgcctataacagcctgtggaTGGATTTCTGTGTAAAGGACTCCAAAGAATGACGTTTATGGGCGCTCCCGAGTGCCTTGCCTCTCTTCAGCTCTCCTAAAGCACCAACAGTGTGCAGCTAATGTAGCAAAATACTGTCTTAAGTGTTTAAGCTGAGGTTGGCCAGCTTGCTGTAACTTACTGTAGCTATGCAGCATGGATCTGCCATTGATTTCTGCGTAACATTAGCTGATAAAGTATTTTGCAAACTGCAAGCTAGTTAGTATCATGGAGCCAAATAAAATATAGGAACATTACAGAACATTAGGTAAGGGATAATGCCCGACGAgctgtccattatcaggaattaatggacgacGTGGAGGGATGTCCGGATGCTGACTGCTGCAGTTAAGCAGTCAcaggtgtcattaataacaaggatcttctgaaagttacatatagtacctttaactGTGATTGTTCTCgtaaagataaaaaaagaaatatttgaACTTGGTTCATTCTCCAAACATGTTGTTTCTCCAACGCAATGGTGATGACAACTATCAGTTGTTTGATATTACCACCTTTTCCAGCTTCATGATTAGCTTGTCATTACACCCGTATTATGTACTGTCACATCTAAGAGGCTTTTATAAATCCTCACTGTTAGTTCTACTCTTCACGTTTGACATGAAATGCTTAGCTGCTGAGAAACTAATGCTACTTGATGCTTACGTAAcgtctgtctgctgtgtgcttaGGTCAGTCAGAGGCCGTTACCCTGACGACACACCCCTGCCTACCCCATCATACAAGTACAACGAGTGGGCCAACGACAGAAAGCATCTGGGTTCTACACCTCGTTTATCACAAGGCAAAGGTACTATTCTAAAACAAGCCATTTTGTGCTCACATGCAAGatttaaatactgtatgtccGATAACATTTTGTGTTCTGTCTCTTCTTCAGGTAGGAAAGAAGATGGTCCGGGAGGAATTATGTTTGATAATGTGGATGAGAAAGACCAGTGGGAGGAGGACCAGAAGGTGAGTGGCACAGTTATCCCTCATTTATGCCTAATAGAAGCTATTAACGATTTTCTGATTCTAATCTCTAATATTCTCACTGTTTTTCAGCAAGCTGACAGAGATTGGTACATGATGGATGAAGGCTATGACGAGTTCCACAACCCTTTCACTACCACCTCTGAAGAATATGtgaaaaagagagagcagaTCCTTCAGAAGCAGACTCAAAAAAGAATATCTGCCCAGAAGCGACAGATCAACGAGGTACGACCACAGTGCTTCACGTCAGCCTAATAATCACAACTGTGTGTCTGCCAGCACATGCATATACTCCATATGTGTACGATACTGTCTGTGTTGGTCTATCTTTGTAACAGGCTGTGTTTCTTGTCTCAGGATAACGAGCGGTGGGAGACCAACCGTATGCTGACCAGTGGCGTGGTGCAGAGGTTGGAGGTGGATGAAGACTTTGAGGAGGACAATGCTGCTAAGGTTCACCTGCTGGTTCACAACCTGGTTCCTCCCTTTCTGGATGGAAGAATAGTCTTCACTAAGCAGGTAAACAAGGCCTTGACAGTTCATGATCAAAAGGCCTCTTGTCACTAGGTTTACCATTTACCTTGACAAATGACTAACAAAATATTGAATAATAATGACATTAGgtcgctttcacaagccatagtccgtttggctagtccaAATCAGAATGAAATTGATACTTTcggtttgttttctgtttagtctggttcggtttcacagtgcacataataaaaaaataagttgctgatatgatgctgccgaagttttttcactttgtctCGGCACTGATCGACTACGCACGAATCCCTTCTCTAGTTTATGTCATTATAACCGTAACTCTgtttgcgttttttttttttttgcatattctgtgtgttctcttcgGCTCAGACGTCAAACgaacatcagacttctgcagaagtccacgtcagtcctctcccactcatgttaacatGTCGTTTACCCGCGtccatctaaaaaaaatgctcgcacaggcagcctgcgttttgcgttcacttggaaacggtccgagtCCACCTCTAGCAAGCCGTCTCAGACCAGTTGATTTGGTCCGAGTACAATTACTGCTGTCACAACAGTCCAAACGAACTGCACCAGAGTTCAAGTAaagcagactaaatgttggcttgtgaaagcatcCTTAGATGTCAACTTTTGGTCACAACTATACTTGAAGAGTTTGTTTTTGATctgaatgtttttaatgtgtgtatttgttttcctgcttcagccagaGCCTGTCATCCCTGTGAAAGATGCTACCTCTGACATGGCCATCATCGCTCGTAAAGGCAGCCAGCTTGTCCGGAAACACCGTGAGCAGAAAGAACGCAAGAAGGTTGGCTAGATTAATAATTAACACTAATGTTATTGTTGTTAATGTGTTTATAGCTAAAACCAGTGaggattttaaataaatatatatcattGACCCCCTTGACACCTGGCGGAGCTTTGATAGTAATCAACAGCGAATATTCAAAGCTTGATTCAGCGCTCCTCTGGTCACTTTACCACTGTGACCAGAGAGATCACAGCCACCGCCCTTTCTGTGCtcagcgtctcctctcctcatccctctgtgtgtgcgagtgtagtTGTACCTCAAAGTCACGTTTGCGGGCCCTTCCCCCCCTAAATGGCAACGTTTTTAGGCTGATGTGTCCATAAATTACACTCAGCCTCTCCGCCAGTTCTCGACTGCAAGCCCATGCGTATGCAGCCCTCCTCTTAGCCCTTTCAGACGGAGCGATTGGATCTCaatgtggacactggagacacatattcataccaggtgtaaatgtaatcaggttaaatcatatctagaAACAATCTGGATACGAGACGGactttaatgccaggtgtaaagggggtcaTTGTTATATCATTGTTATGGTGGAGCGCTAAACAcaaggcagatatgatcttactCTGCTGTTGAGAAATGTCAATGGGGGGTTGTTGGTGTGTACCTGTCCGGTTGATAATGCCAACGCTGTCTAACTTCATCCCTTCAGTAAATAATTTATTCATGATCACCTCACCTGGTCGGTTGATGACATTTTAACTGCAAACCACCATCAGTGAGGTGAAACAGCTTGACAAATGCAACACCAGACGCTCCGTTATCTCTTCCGTGTTGAACGTGAACACAAttgcgatgtgtgtgtgtgaagttacTGATTTAAAGCTTTCATCTTCATAATCTTATGATGTAATTGGAATAATCTTTTGTTTTCAggcacaacacaaacactgggAATTGGCAGGCACCAAGTTGGGGGATATCATGGGCGTCAAGAAGACTGAGGAGGACGACACCTCTGGGGGCAAAGCGGTAGGCGAGGACGGCAAAGTAGACTACAGGTGATAAAGATCTAGATgacatttcacattttctgtttaataatTCACAGGCTCGTAGAACTGTAATGATTGACCTGCCATATTGATTTTTGGGTGATTCATCTCCttacagagcagagcagaaatTTGCAGACCACATGAAAGGAAAGAGTCAGGCCAGCAGTGACTTTGCTAAGAAGAAGACCCTTCTGGAGCAGAGACAGTATCTGCCTAtttttgctgtcagacagcaaCTTCTTAACATCATTAGGTATTGATACCCAGAGTTCATTGCTGTCCTCAAGTTTTATTCCCAATTTTCACACCAAAACTGTGATGAGTTATAACGTTGTCAATGTGTTCTGCAGGGACAACAGCATCGTGATTGTTGTTGGGGAGACGGGTAGTGGAAAGACCACCCAGCTGACTCAGTACCTGCATGAGGATGGCTACACCAGCTATGGCATGGTGGGTTGTACTCAGCCCCGAAGAGTGGCAGCCATGAGCGTGGCCAAGAGAGTCAGTGAGGAGATTGGCACTAACCTTGGAGAAGAGGTGAGACAGCTTTCTGATGCTCAACcaaacaatatataatatatatatatataatacttaGCCCTACTGTTGCGAACCAGCAGTCTGTGTGCAGTTGTATCTCTGGTTGTGGAGCCCTTGTGATTTGATCATGCAGAAAATGGTTTTAGGAGTTCACTGTATTTATAGTACATAATCCTCCGTTTAAGAATTTGCCCAATCTCGCTTCTTTCAATGTTACTCTCTAATCCCCTTGATGATATTTggtgacattttaaaattagtAGCTTTACTTAACAATGGATTCCATTAGATTTAAATACATTCTCAGTGTATCACACAGTTATCTAAACCAATTATTTGGGTCCACATTGATAGTGAGTTTAACTGGTGTCCACCAGTGCCTCCATTTCCTTTGGAGACTCAGGGTTTTTGGTGTCTGGAGgaatattatgtttttatagagtctatttttacattattattaccaaCTGGTTTGGAAATCTAAAAGTTAAATTTAAAGCTTGAATCTTTAGTCTGGTTAAAATTCTGAGTAGGGACACAAAGAGCTACTGTGTCCTTGTATCTCTGCTGTGAAGTTGTTTTGAATGACTTGTACACTACAGTAATTACTGTATTGTACATCGCCCAGTCTGAGGGCTCCCTTGTGCAAACTTAATAGCAAGTCATATGCTGTGTAACACCACCATCTGGTGGTCAAAGGGAGAATATCATGTATGTTATTGGCCTGCGGTTTAAACTGAGGAGCAACAATAAAGGGAATCATTGGAGCTGCTTAAATATCAGGTAGTGTTTGTCAAAAATGTCTTCAAACACTGAGATTaggtagtattttttttattttaatgaggtataatttgtcttttttgtaaTCCCTATTCATGTCATATAGTAGTATTTGCTGTAAGCAAGTACTCTAACGATCATACATATTGTTTTGAGTTGATTATACTGACATCGTTGCCTGCAGGTGGGATACGCTATACGTTTTGAGGACTGCACATCTGAGAAAACATTGATAAAGTACATGACGGATGGTATCCTGCTCAGGGAGTCATTGAGGGAGTCGGATCTGGACCACTACAGTGCTGTTATTATGGACGAGGCTCACGAACGCTCCCTGAATACTGACGTGCTGTTCGGCCTGCTACGTGAGGTCAGTACACAACTACCCAACCTCCCATTAAAGATAGAtctctatttattattttcaagaCATACACACAGCTGCATCTGCTGTGTGTCTAAATGATGAATTACCTAGTGAGGTTGTTGTTTCCTTTTTTGATGATTTCAGTGTAAATACACTGTGATTCCACTCAactgtctctcttctgtccaCTGTTTCTCCATCAGGTTGTATCTCGACGTACTGACTTGAAACTCATAGTTACCTCTGCAACTATGGACTCCGACAAGTTTGCTGCATTTTTTGGCAACGTACCCATTTTCCACATTCCAGGAAGAACATTTCCTGTAGACATCTTGTTTAGTAAGGTATGTGTCTGTTTCGATTCTACTTTCACTTAAAGGCACTTACACTATATTCtaaatacattacattattGCCATTAGATCAAATGGCAGCTTcagattattattgttatagcCATATTTCAGGAAatactaggggtgggaatcaccagaggcacgacccacgatacgatattatcatgatacttaagtcacgatacaatctttttgcgatatgctgcgtattgcgataagatatatttttgatacattccaatttattaccttttttcaactgcaaattatgctgtttgtcaacatctgttttatctaataagatacagtttccactctgttcatctcagagttttcattcacatatcttgaggtcagaggtcaaggaacccctttgaaaatggccatgccagtttttcctcaccaaaatttagcctaactttggaacgttattaagcattcttcccgacaagctaacatgacatggttgataccaaccGTTTCCttaggttctagtttcatatgatacaagactgagctcgctacaacctctgaaggACGGAttattaagaggttaatagtttatataataaagatGGATatttgacgtccgtgtatcgaaacaatattgcgatactatgctgtatggATCCCCCAAGGAATTACTGCtcatttgtaattttgacaGACATAAGACAAGTAAAATGTATCACATTTAGTTGTATTTTCACTATAATACACAGCTTTCAGTTTATCAAATACCCTATAGACAGTACATATACTGTGTTAATTGACATGAACTAACAATAAAAAGCTCTCTCTACTGTTGTGTCAAAATTCAAAGAATTCTGTTTTGGTTGTTGTAGGGTCATTTCAGTGGTTTTGTTTGGTATTGGCCTGATTCGTTTTGTGCTGTGTAGACTCCTCAGGAGGACTACGTGGAGGCAGCAGTGAAGCAGGCCCTGCAGATCCACCTCAGTGGGTTGATAGGAGACATCCTCATCTTTATGCCCGGGCAGGAGGATATTGAGGTGAGGGACATCATGGCTACTATTATCACTCAAATGGTTGTTGCATATTCATTTTGGCATAAAGGACTGTGATCTGAATTTCATGTACGAAAGGTGCTGTATAAGTAAAGTAGTAGTTTTTGCTCTCAACAGAGAATGTAACCTGTCAATCGCTGGCCACTTCCTGTCTATACTTTATCTATGTATATTtcacatatatttttttcagttgACAAGGAACAGGAGGTTCTTTCCATTTCGTGTTCCCAACTGAAGTAATATGTGATCCTTGTCCTTGCAGGTGACGTCGGATCAGATCGTGGAGCGGTTGGGGGACTTGGAGAACGCTCCTGCTCTGGCCGTGCTGCCCATCTACTCCCAGCTGCCCTCTGACCTCCAGGCCAAGATCTTCCAGAAGGTTTGTATCTGCAACTGCCCATAGTGTTGCATGCATTTCTACACTTTACATCTATGAGTCCATGTAACAAACTCAAGTGAGAAAACAAAGCTGACTGCCTTTAATTTATGCTCTGCTAGGCTCCAGATGGAGTGAGGAAATGCATTGTCGCTACAAACATCGCTGAGACCTCCCTCACTGTGGATGGAATCATGTTTGTCGTGGATGCAGGATACTGCAAACTTAAGGTATTCCACAAAACCTCAGTCACATTATACTGCAGTTCTTGAAAAGTCCTTTCCCTGTGTGCAAGTTTAAACTAATCTGACATTGAATTCACTTCTTTTTTCTGTCAACAGGTTTTCAATCCTCGCATTGGAATGGATGCTCTACAGGTTTATCCCATCAGCCAGGCCAATGCCAACCAGCGTTCTGGCAGAGCAGGACGTACAGGACCAGGACAGTGTTACAGGTAATGGCCCCTGTCTTTGTCATTCTTTTTACAGTCTCCTGAGAGCAGGAACATATGTTATTTACCCATTATCTTAGTCcgcattagggctgcaactaacgtttattttcattatttatttgtccattaatctgttgattattttctcgattaatcgattagtgattttgtctataaaatgtcagaaaatggtgaaaaaatgtcgatcagtatttcacaaagcccaagatgacgtcctcgaatgtcttgttttgtccacaactcaaagataattCAGTTTCCcatcacagaggagtaaagaaaccagaacataatAGAAGAATAAAGAAGCTAGAATTATAGAATtttgacatttgaaaaaaatactcaaaccgattaattgattatcaaaaaagttggcgattaattttaatagctgacaactaatcgattaattgttgcagctcgaGTTCACATTCAGAAACAGACTACCTAaatatgatttttcttttccttcatgtTTTTTCCTGTTTCCCTGAGCATATAGCATCATTTTAGCATAACCGTTGTTAAAGTATGTTTTCACCCTTCAGTCGTTTGAGATCAGTGGCATCCTCAGATGATTTTCTCAGGGCTCTGGATGTGTGACATGACCGTGCTTTCAAGACGGTCAGAGGCAGGAAGAGGGCTAGAACTCTAATCTACAGAGGATTTCATGCAGTTTAACTCTGTTTATGACACAAAAGACTCCTTCACATGACCTCTCCCTCCTTTACcatatttatttaagtaaagattgagtgacagagacacacacacacagggtgatACATTTTGCATTGCTAATGATTTAGGATGCTTATGAAACCTCACATATTCCTGGATTAGTCCTGCCCACCTGCTCTTACACACAAGCTCACACAAATCTATGAAGAATCAGTTTTGGAGGAGCTTTACACTGAGTACAGTCAAGGTGTTAGAGTAGCTGTGGATGTGttggagagcagagagagtgagTCACGCTGGTTTGCTCCGCTTGCGTGGAGAATCCTCCACTCAAAGACCCTTTTAGCTGTGACTGCAGGCACTCACTCACAAGCTCAAAACCTCCATATACATTCAAATCATTCTGTGATTATAAGCGCCTAGTTCAGACCAAGGTTATAAGAGTTTGgaattttcaatatttttttattttatttgttttagctttttgatttcattttagttcagttttagttttcaaagtgcgtttgctagttttagtttagtttcagtttttcagaaaggtttagtttttatatattaggTTTACAGTAGTTTTTGTTAGGTCCAGCTATATTGTCTCAGgcgtatgtagctacatatttATACAAATcgatggttggagaactgtgtagaaacagccataatgtttaatcttaGCGCTACTTTAGTGTCCGATGTGAAGCAATTGCGGCATAGCGCCGTCTCCTGGAATGTCGAGTcagttcaatttctgtggttcaacgtcacgagagttgacggaaattcacgttgtctccttttttcggcaaaaaaataactgaaactGTAATGAATTtacgttcatttttattttaattttatttgttttttaaccagacaacattgtttttgcatcaacacaagtttttttttaattatatgatATAGttatttagtttaattttactaacaatattttaattcactgcttattttccttaagttttaatttactataataaccccaCTTTAGACATCGGTAATTGTTGCAAGATCTTTAAGTCAGGTCCTTTACTTTAACTCAGGCTCTGGATGTTTCCCTTTATACATTGTAGCTTCCTGAATTCTCCTCTGCAGCTGATCCCCAAAAAAAGaatcaaaaatcaaaaagaATCT
This window of the Sebastes fasciatus isolate fSebFas1 chromosome 2, fSebFas1.pri, whole genome shotgun sequence genome carries:
- the dhx38 gene encoding pre-mRNA-splicing factor ATP-dependent RNA helicase PRP16 isoform X3 — encoded protein: MDDDVSMHRLEGTDPADEVGGLIVKKKSAAEEPHVFRAPTPRTSLLGLDLLAAQKRKERENKELADAAADERNRKKSKVSSYKDWEEGKSDSGSDEEDDEKSSGAKKESRKYRVTGSETPSSPGGVSEEFRRKQQQREKDRREHGVYTSSKEDRNRERDRERSRDKGRDRRGERGDSKDERESGHSRGNGGSRSERGERSERSQRDGSSERLSRGTKREEPLTPQHRPRDSFTPSRSNWEEDDSGYASSRHSQWESPSPAPSQREMDRSERSHRSGRESERRDRSVRGRYPDDTPLPTPSYKYNEWANDRKHLGSTPRLSQGKGRKEDGPGGIMFDNVDEKDQWEEDQKQADRDWYMMDEGYDEFHNPFTTTSEEYVKKREQILQKQTQKRISAQKRQINEDNERWETNRMLTSGVVQRLEVDEDFEEDNAAKVHLLVHNLVPPFLDGRIVFTKQPEPVIPVKDATSDMAIIARKGSQLVRKHREQKERKKAQHKHWELAGTKLGDIMGVKKTEEDDTSGGKAVGEDGKVDYRAEQKFADHMKGKSQASSDFAKKKTLLEQRQYLPIFAVRQQLLNIIRDNSIVIVVGETGSGKTTQLTQYLHEDGYTSYGMVGCTQPRRVAAMSVAKRVSEEIGTNLGEEVGYAIRFEDCTSEKTLIKYMTDGILLRESLRESDLDHYSAVIMDEAHERSLNTDVLFGLLREVVSRRTDLKLIVTSATMDSDKFAAFFGNVPIFHIPGRTFPVDILFSKTPQEDYVEAAVKQALQIHLSGLIGDILIFMPGQEDIEVTSDQIVERLGDLENAPALAVLPIYSQLPSDLQAKIFQKAPDGVRKCIVATNIAETSLTVDGIMFVVDAGYCKLKVFNPRIGMDALQVYPISQANANQRSGRAGRTGPGQCYRLYTQSAYKNEMLTTTIPEIQRTNLANVVLLLKSLGVQDLLLFHFMDPPPEDNMLNSMYQLWILGALDNTGALTPTGRLMVEFPLDPALSKMLIVSCDMGCSADILIIVSMLSVPAIFYRPKGREEESDQVREKFAVPESDHLTYLNVYMQWKNNNYSSIWCNDHFIHTKAMRKVREVRSQLKDIMVQQRMNLISCGSDWDIIRKCICAAYFHQAAKLKGIGEYVNVRTGMPCHLHPTSSLFGMGYTPDYIIYHELVMTTKEYMQCVTSVDGEWLAELGPMFYSIKHAGKSRTENRRRAKEELTNMEEEMSMAEEQLRARRDEQDKKSNTGTVKAVKICTPGRKDEAPMTPRRTPARFGL
- the dhx38 gene encoding pre-mRNA-splicing factor ATP-dependent RNA helicase PRP16 isoform X1 — translated: MDDDVSMHRLEGTDPADEVGGLIVKKKSAAEEPHVFRAPTPRTSLLGLDLLAAQKRKERENKELADAAADERNRKKSKVSSYKDWEEGKSDSGSDEEDDEKSSGAKKESRKYRVTGSETPSSPGGVSEEFRRKQQQREKDRREHGVYTSSKEDRNRERDRERSRDKGRDRRGERGDSKDERESGHSRGNGGSRSERGERSERSQRDGSSERLSRGTKREEPLTPQHRPRDSFTPSRSNWEEDDSGYASSRHSQWESPSPAPSQREMDRSERSHRSGRESERRDRSVRGRYPDDTPLPTPSYKYNEWANDRKHLGSTPRLSQGKGRKEDGPGGIMFDNVDEKDQWEEDQKQADRDWYMMDEGYDEFHNPFTTTSEEYVKKREQILQKQTQKRISAQKRQINEDNERWETNRMLTSGVVQRLEVDEDFEEDNAAKVHLLVHNLVPPFLDGRIVFTKQPEPVIPVKDATSDMAIIARKGSQLVRKHREQKERKKAQHKHWELAGTKLGDIMGVKKTEEDDTSGGKAVGEDGKVDYRAEQKFADHMKGKSQASSDFAKKKTLLEQRQYLPIFAVRQQLLNIIRDNSIVIVVGETGSGKTTQLTQYLHEDGYTSYGMVGCTQPRRVAAMSVAKRVSEEIGTNLGEEVGYAIRFEDCTSEKTLIKYMTDGILLRESLRESDLDHYSAVIMDEAHERSLNTDVLFGLLREVVSRRTDLKLIVTSATMDSDKFAAFFGNVPIFHIPGRTFPVDILFSKTPQEDYVEAAVKQALQIHLSGLIGDILIFMPGQEDIEVTSDQIVERLGDLENAPALAVLPIYSQLPSDLQAKIFQKAPDGVRKCIVATNIAETSLTVDGIMFVVDAGYCKLKVFNPRIGMDALQVYPISQANANQRSGRAGRTGPGQCYRLYTQSAYKNEMLTTTIPEIQRTNLANVVLLLKSLGVQDLLLFHFMDPPPEDNMLNSMYQLWILGALDNTGALTPTGRLMVEFPLDPALSKMLIVSCDMGCSADILIIVSMLSVPAIFYRPKGREEESDQVREKFAVPESDHLTYLNVYMQWKNNNYSSIWCNDHFIHTKAMRKVREVRSQLKDIMVQQRMNLISCGSDWDIIRKCICAAYFHQAAKLKGIGEYVNVRTGMPCHLHPTSSLFGMGYTPDYIIYHELVMTTKEYMQCVTSVDGEWLAELGPMFYSIKHAGKSRTENRRRAKEELTNMEEEMSMAEEQLRARRDEQDKKSNTGTVKHLKCGVLTAMLERMLPIDPAKAETDGVLFL
- the dhx38 gene encoding pre-mRNA-splicing factor ATP-dependent RNA helicase PRP16 isoform X4 translates to MDDDVSMHRLEGTDPADEVGGLIVKKKSAAEEPHVFRAPTPRTSLLGLDLLAAQKRKERENKELADAAADERNRKKSKVSSYKDWEEGKSDSGSDEEDDEKSSGAKKERKYRVTGSETPSSPGGVSEEFRRKQQQREKDRREHGVYTSSKEDRNRERDRERSRDKGRDRRGERGDSKDERESGHSRGNGGSRSERGERSERSQRDGSSERLSRGTKREEPLTPQHRPRDSFTPSRSNWEEDDSGYASSRHSQWESPSPAPSQREMDRSERSHRSGRESERRDRSVRGRYPDDTPLPTPSYKYNEWANDRKHLGSTPRLSQGKGRKEDGPGGIMFDNVDEKDQWEEDQKQADRDWYMMDEGYDEFHNPFTTTSEEYVKKREQILQKQTQKRISAQKRQINEDNERWETNRMLTSGVVQRLEVDEDFEEDNAAKVHLLVHNLVPPFLDGRIVFTKQPEPVIPVKDATSDMAIIARKGSQLVRKHREQKERKKAQHKHWELAGTKLGDIMGVKKTEEDDTSGGKAVGEDGKVDYRAEQKFADHMKGKSQASSDFAKKKTLLEQRQYLPIFAVRQQLLNIIRDNSIVIVVGETGSGKTTQLTQYLHEDGYTSYGMVGCTQPRRVAAMSVAKRVSEEIGTNLGEEVGYAIRFEDCTSEKTLIKYMTDGILLRESLRESDLDHYSAVIMDEAHERSLNTDVLFGLLREVVSRRTDLKLIVTSATMDSDKFAAFFGNVPIFHIPGRTFPVDILFSKTPQEDYVEAAVKQALQIHLSGLIGDILIFMPGQEDIEVTSDQIVERLGDLENAPALAVLPIYSQLPSDLQAKIFQKAPDGVRKCIVATNIAETSLTVDGIMFVVDAGYCKLKVFNPRIGMDALQVYPISQANANQRSGRAGRTGPGQCYRLYTQSAYKNEMLTTTIPEIQRTNLANVVLLLKSLGVQDLLLFHFMDPPPEDNMLNSMYQLWILGALDNTGALTPTGRLMVEFPLDPALSKMLIVSCDMGCSADILIIVSMLSVPAIFYRPKGREEESDQVREKFAVPESDHLTYLNVYMQWKNNNYSSIWCNDHFIHTKAMRKVREVRSQLKDIMVQQRMNLISCGSDWDIIRKCICAAYFHQAAKLKGIGEYVNVRTGMPCHLHPTSSLFGMGYTPDYIIYHELVMTTKEYMQCVTSVDGEWLAELGPMFYSIKHAGKSRTENRRRAKEELTNMEEEMSMAEEQLRARRDEQDKKSNTGTVKAVKICTPGRKDEAPMTPRRTPARFGL